A window of Mangifera indica cultivar Alphonso chromosome 11, CATAS_Mindica_2.1, whole genome shotgun sequence contains these coding sequences:
- the LOC123229545 gene encoding BTB/POZ domain-containing protein At2g30600, which translates to MMEKKEKKFLTVAPFECAWRKDLKFKEAGRGCVAFEAFAHNDVTVVFRENVGSQHYHYKRDNSPHYTVILGSHGNRRLKIEVDGKTVVDVAGIGLCCSSAFQSYWISIYDGLISVGKGRYPFCNLVFQWLDSNPNFSIQYIGLSSWDRHVGYRNVNVLPLTHNHMLLWKQVDCGDYESEDNSDKEVKGERTDYENWGLENFLESWELSDVFFIVGTEEKPVPAHKVILQASGNFPLEDEDVIQLQGVGYPILHALLQHIYTGQTQISEPQLGSLLALSSQFQVMPLVKQCEETIERFKLNKKLFDSGKNVELSYPCSWSHCCAVFPFGLPISAQRLQQLHSIGKYSDINICIEGHGLVAQPHKIVLSLWSVPFAKMFTNGMSESSSSEVHLKDVSLEAFKIMLEFMYSGKLNMEDTTDFGSLLLQLLLLADQFGVTLLHQECCKLLLECLSEDSVCPILQAVSSIPSCKLIEETCERKFSMHFDYCTTASIDFVLLDEAAFSSIIQQKDLTVTSEERFLNSILMWCMKAKELSQWEMVDDLMTKLTPEQLFEERLPSVNELLPFVRFPLLPYGLLKKLDSSNLGSHIAVFDNLVKEAIRFIESGSAELGNNQNVRFQHRRSSFKELLYICDGDSNGVLYFAGTSYGDHQWVNPVLAKRITITASSPISRFTDPKVLASRAYQGTSFAGSRMEDGHNSAWWMVDLGQDHQLMCNYYTLRMDGSRAYIRSWNFQGSMDGRVWTNLRVHENDQTMCKPGQFASWPIIRPNALLPFRFFRVVLTGPTCDASNPWNFCICFLELYGYLH; encoded by the exons ATGatggagaagaaagagaaaaaatttctaacaGTAGCTCCTTTTGAGTGTGCTTGGAGAAAAGATTTGAAGTTTAAGGAAGCTGGGCGGGGTTGTGTGGCTTTTGAAGCTTTTGCTCACAATGATGTCACAGTTGTTTTTAGGGAGAATGTGGGAAGCCAGCACTATCATTATAAGAGAGATAATAGTCCTCATTATACTGTGATTCTTGGTAGTCATGGGAATCGTAGGTTGAAAATTGAGGTGGATGGGAAAACTGTGGTTGATGTGGCTGGTATTGGTCTGTGTTGTTCTTCAGCTTTTCAGAGCTACTGGATTAGTATCTATGATGGTTTGATTAGTGTTGGTAAGGGAAGATACCCCTTTTGTAATCTTGTGTTTCAGTGGCTGGATTCAAATCCAAATTTTAGCATCCAATATATTGGGTTAAGTAGCTGGGACAGACATGTTGGATATAGGAATGTCAATGTATTGCCGCTAACACATAACCACATGTTGCTGTGGAAACAAGTAGATTGTGGTGACTATGAAAGTGAGGATAATAGTGACAAGGAAGTGAAAGGTGAGCGCACAGACTATGAAAATTGGGGTCTGGAAAATTTTCTTGAGAGTTGGGAGTTATCCGATGTGTTCTTCATTGTCGGTACAGAGGAAAAACCTGTTCCAGCACACAAGGTTATTTTGCAAGCATCTGGCAATTTTCCTTTGGAGGATGAAGATGTTATTCAGTTGCAAGGTGTAGGATACCCAATTCTCCATGCACTTCTCCAGCATATCTACACAGGCCAGACCCAG ATTTCAGAGCCACAACTTGGTTCATTGTTGGCTTTGAGCTCACAGTTTCAAGTGATGCCATTGGTGAAGCAGTGCGAAGAAACTATAGAACGGTTCaaactgaataaaaaattgtttgattctGGAAAGAATGTGGAGTTATCATATCCGTGCTCTTGGTCACATTGTTGTGCAGTCTTCCCCTTTGGTCTTCCCATCAGTGCACAGAGGCTTCAGCAGTTGCATTCAATTGGCAAGTACAGTGACATAAACATATGCATTGAGGGTCATGGTCTTGTTGCCCAGCCTCATAAAATTGTTCTCAGCTTATGGAGTGTTCCATTTGCCAAA ATGTTCACAAATGGAATGAGTGAGAGCAGTTCCTCCGAAGTTCATTTGAAGGATGTGTCATTAGAAGCATTCAAGATTATGCTTGAATTTATGTACAGCGGCAAACTCAATATGGAAGATACAACGGATTTTGGTAGCTTGTTACTCCAGCTTCTGTTATTGGCTGACCAATTTGGAGTCACCCTCCTTCATCAGGAATGCTGCAAATTGCTTTTAGAATGCCTCTCGGAG GACTCAGTATGTCCAATTCTGCAAGCAGTTTCATCCATCCCATCGTGCAAACTTATTGAAGAAACGTGTGAAAGGAAATTCTCAATGCACTTCGATTATTGCACAACTGCAAGCATTGACTTTGTCTTGTTAGATGAGGCAGCTTTTAGCAGTATTATTCAG CAAAAAGATCTTACAGTGACATCTGAAGAAAGATTTCTTAATTCAATTCTAATGTGGTGCATGAAAGCAAAGGAATTAAGTCAGTGGGAGATGGTGGATGACCTAATGACAAAATTAACTCCTGAACAGCTTTTTGAGGAAAGACTTCCATCAGTGAATGAGTTGTTGCCTTTTGTGAGATTTCCATTACTGCCATATGGCTTGCTTAAGAAG TTGGATAGTAGCAATCTTGGAAGCCACATTGCTGTTTTTGATAATCTT GTGAAGGAGGCAATCAGATTTATTGAATCTGGATCAGCAGAGCTGGGAAATAACCAAAA TGTAAGATTTCAACACAGACGATCTAGTTTCAAGGAGCTCCTGTACATATGTGACGGGGACAGCAATGGAGTTCTGTACTTTGCAGGCACATCATATGGGGATCATCAATGGGTGAATCCTGTCCTTGCTAAG AGAATTACCATTACAGCTAGTAGTCCCATTTCAAGATTCACTGATCCCAAGGTTTTGGCTTCGAGAGCTTACCAG GGAACATCTTTTGCTGGGTCACGGATGGAAGATGGACATAATTCTGCCTGGTGGATGGTTGACCTTGGCCAAGATCATCAG CTGATGTGCAACTACTACACCTTGAGAATGGATGGGTCAAGGGCTTATATTCGGTCTTGGAATTTTCAG GGTTCCATGGATGGAAGGGTTTGGACGAACTTGAGAGTTCATGAGAATGACCAAACAATGTGCAAGCCTGGTCAGTTTGCATCGTGGCCAATAATTAGACCCAATGCCTTGCTTCCCTTCAGATTCTTTAGGGTTGTTCTTACAGGTCCCACGTGCGATGCTTCTAACCCCTGGAATTTCTGCATTTGCTTCCTGGAACTCTATGGCTACTTGCATTAA
- the LOC123229547 gene encoding N-acetylglucosaminyl-phosphatidylinositol de-N-acetylase-like isoform X2: MAWLSIIVSVGVTWVASLYKILNSSRSQSNSVFSRTGDKRNVLLVIAHPDDESMFFSPTINYMTSRAHNVFILCNADGMGNIRKDELYRACAVFKVPPEHVKILDQVDFQDGFGKVWNHNLLAKIVEEEVITHAIDLIITFDNYGVSGHCNHRDVHHGICNFLTETSRGNTEAWELISTNIFRKYSGPLDIWLSILSSAMHYPRGKFQCLLNEHPGKSFLAMSEHRSQWVWFRKLFVSFSSYSYVNTLRRINN, from the exons ATGGCTTGGTTGTCAATAATCGTATCAGTAGGTGTGACCTGGGTGGCTTCACTGTACAAAATTCTGAATTCGTCACGTTCACAATCCAATTCTGTATTTTCGAGGACAG GTGACAAGAGAAATGTATTGCTTGTTATTGCCCACCCAGATGATGAATCTAT GTTTTTCTCCCCAACAATCAATTACATGACTTCAAGGGCACATAATGTGTTCATATTAT GTAATGCAGATGGGATGGGGAACATCAGAAAAGATGAACTGTATCGGGCTTGTGCAGTTTTCAAG GTTCCACCAGAACATGTGAAGATCCTTGATCAGGTAGATTTCCAG GATGGTTTTGGCAAAGTGTGGAATCATAACTTGCTAGCCAAGATTGTTGAAGAGGAAGTTATTACTCATGCAATTGACTTG ATAATCACTTTTGATAACTACGGTGTTTCGGGCCACTGTAATCACCGCGATGTTCATCATGGTATATG CAACTTCTTGACTGAAACTTCCCGTGGCAATACTGAGGCATGGGAACTT ATTAGCACTAACATATTTCGCAAGTATAGTGGACCTCTTGACATCTGGCTGTCCATCTTGTCATCTGCAATGCATTATCCCAGAGGAAAGTTTCAGTGCTTACTAAATGAGCATCCTGGTAAAAGCTTTCTGGCAATGTCAGAACACCGTAGCCAATGGGTTTG GTTTCGGAAGCTTTTTGTATCATTTTCCAGTTATTCATATGTAAACACCCTCAGAAGGATTAACAATTAG
- the LOC123229547 gene encoding N-acetylglucosaminyl-phosphatidylinositol de-N-acetylase-like isoform X4 has protein sequence MAWLSIIVSVGVTWVASLYKILNSSRSQSNSVFSRTGDKRNVLLVIAHPDDESMFFSPTINYMTSRAHNVFILCMSTGNADGMGNIRKDELYRACAVFKVPPEHVKILDQVDFQDGFGKVWNHNLLAKIVEEEVITHAIDLVRSFVNNFLTETSRGNTEAWELISTNIFRKYSGPLDIWLSILSSAMHYPRGKFQCLLNEHPGKSFLAMSEHRSQWVWFRKLFVSFSSYSYVNTLRRINN, from the exons ATGGCTTGGTTGTCAATAATCGTATCAGTAGGTGTGACCTGGGTGGCTTCACTGTACAAAATTCTGAATTCGTCACGTTCACAATCCAATTCTGTATTTTCGAGGACAG GTGACAAGAGAAATGTATTGCTTGTTATTGCCCACCCAGATGATGAATCTAT GTTTTTCTCCCCAACAATCAATTACATGACTTCAAGGGCACATAATGTGTTCATATTATGTATGTCAACAG GTAATGCAGATGGGATGGGGAACATCAGAAAAGATGAACTGTATCGGGCTTGTGCAGTTTTCAAG GTTCCACCAGAACATGTGAAGATCCTTGATCAGGTAGATTTCCAG GATGGTTTTGGCAAAGTGTGGAATCATAACTTGCTAGCCAAGATTGTTGAAGAGGAAGTTATTACTCATGCAATTGACTTGGTGAGATCTTTTGTCAA CAACTTCTTGACTGAAACTTCCCGTGGCAATACTGAGGCATGGGAACTT ATTAGCACTAACATATTTCGCAAGTATAGTGGACCTCTTGACATCTGGCTGTCCATCTTGTCATCTGCAATGCATTATCCCAGAGGAAAGTTTCAGTGCTTACTAAATGAGCATCCTGGTAAAAGCTTTCTGGCAATGTCAGAACACCGTAGCCAATGGGTTTG GTTTCGGAAGCTTTTTGTATCATTTTCCAGTTATTCATATGTAAACACCCTCAGAAGGATTAACAATTAG
- the LOC123229547 gene encoding N-acetylglucosaminyl-phosphatidylinositol de-N-acetylase-like isoform X1 → MAWLSIIVSVGVTWVASLYKILNSSRSQSNSVFSRTGDKRNVLLVIAHPDDESMFFSPTINYMTSRAHNVFILCMSTGNADGMGNIRKDELYRACAVFKVPPEHVKILDQVDFQDGFGKVWNHNLLAKIVEEEVITHAIDLIITFDNYGVSGHCNHRDVHHGICNFLTETSRGNTEAWELISTNIFRKYSGPLDIWLSILSSAMHYPRGKFQCLLNEHPGKSFLAMSEHRSQWVWFRKLFVSFSSYSYVNTLRRINN, encoded by the exons ATGGCTTGGTTGTCAATAATCGTATCAGTAGGTGTGACCTGGGTGGCTTCACTGTACAAAATTCTGAATTCGTCACGTTCACAATCCAATTCTGTATTTTCGAGGACAG GTGACAAGAGAAATGTATTGCTTGTTATTGCCCACCCAGATGATGAATCTAT GTTTTTCTCCCCAACAATCAATTACATGACTTCAAGGGCACATAATGTGTTCATATTATGTATGTCAACAG GTAATGCAGATGGGATGGGGAACATCAGAAAAGATGAACTGTATCGGGCTTGTGCAGTTTTCAAG GTTCCACCAGAACATGTGAAGATCCTTGATCAGGTAGATTTCCAG GATGGTTTTGGCAAAGTGTGGAATCATAACTTGCTAGCCAAGATTGTTGAAGAGGAAGTTATTACTCATGCAATTGACTTG ATAATCACTTTTGATAACTACGGTGTTTCGGGCCACTGTAATCACCGCGATGTTCATCATGGTATATG CAACTTCTTGACTGAAACTTCCCGTGGCAATACTGAGGCATGGGAACTT ATTAGCACTAACATATTTCGCAAGTATAGTGGACCTCTTGACATCTGGCTGTCCATCTTGTCATCTGCAATGCATTATCCCAGAGGAAAGTTTCAGTGCTTACTAAATGAGCATCCTGGTAAAAGCTTTCTGGCAATGTCAGAACACCGTAGCCAATGGGTTTG GTTTCGGAAGCTTTTTGTATCATTTTCCAGTTATTCATATGTAAACACCCTCAGAAGGATTAACAATTAG
- the LOC123229547 gene encoding N-acetylglucosaminyl-phosphatidylinositol de-N-acetylase-like isoform X3, with product MAWLSIIVSVGVTWVASLYKILNSSRSQSNSVFSRTGDKRNVLLVIAHPDDESMFFSPTINYMTSRAHNVFILCMSTGNADGMGNIRKDELYRACAVFKVPPEHVKILDQDGFGKVWNHNLLAKIVEEEVITHAIDLIITFDNYGVSGHCNHRDVHHGICNFLTETSRGNTEAWELISTNIFRKYSGPLDIWLSILSSAMHYPRGKFQCLLNEHPGKSFLAMSEHRSQWVWFRKLFVSFSSYSYVNTLRRINN from the exons ATGGCTTGGTTGTCAATAATCGTATCAGTAGGTGTGACCTGGGTGGCTTCACTGTACAAAATTCTGAATTCGTCACGTTCACAATCCAATTCTGTATTTTCGAGGACAG GTGACAAGAGAAATGTATTGCTTGTTATTGCCCACCCAGATGATGAATCTAT GTTTTTCTCCCCAACAATCAATTACATGACTTCAAGGGCACATAATGTGTTCATATTATGTATGTCAACAG GTAATGCAGATGGGATGGGGAACATCAGAAAAGATGAACTGTATCGGGCTTGTGCAGTTTTCAAG GTTCCACCAGAACATGTGAAGATCCTTGATCAG GATGGTTTTGGCAAAGTGTGGAATCATAACTTGCTAGCCAAGATTGTTGAAGAGGAAGTTATTACTCATGCAATTGACTTG ATAATCACTTTTGATAACTACGGTGTTTCGGGCCACTGTAATCACCGCGATGTTCATCATGGTATATG CAACTTCTTGACTGAAACTTCCCGTGGCAATACTGAGGCATGGGAACTT ATTAGCACTAACATATTTCGCAAGTATAGTGGACCTCTTGACATCTGGCTGTCCATCTTGTCATCTGCAATGCATTATCCCAGAGGAAAGTTTCAGTGCTTACTAAATGAGCATCCTGGTAAAAGCTTTCTGGCAATGTCAGAACACCGTAGCCAATGGGTTTG GTTTCGGAAGCTTTTTGTATCATTTTCCAGTTATTCATATGTAAACACCCTCAGAAGGATTAACAATTAG
- the LOC123229547 gene encoding N-acetylglucosaminyl-phosphatidylinositol de-N-acetylase-like isoform X5, with protein MAWLSIIVSVGVTWVASLYKILNSSRSQSNSVFSRTGDKRNVLLVIAHPDDESMFFSPTINYMTSRAHNVFILCMSTGNADGMGNIRKDELYRACAVFKVPPEHVKILDQDGFGKVWNHNLLAKIVEEEVITHAIDLVRSFVNNFLTETSRGNTEAWELISTNIFRKYSGPLDIWLSILSSAMHYPRGKFQCLLNEHPGKSFLAMSEHRSQWVWFRKLFVSFSSYSYVNTLRRINN; from the exons ATGGCTTGGTTGTCAATAATCGTATCAGTAGGTGTGACCTGGGTGGCTTCACTGTACAAAATTCTGAATTCGTCACGTTCACAATCCAATTCTGTATTTTCGAGGACAG GTGACAAGAGAAATGTATTGCTTGTTATTGCCCACCCAGATGATGAATCTAT GTTTTTCTCCCCAACAATCAATTACATGACTTCAAGGGCACATAATGTGTTCATATTATGTATGTCAACAG GTAATGCAGATGGGATGGGGAACATCAGAAAAGATGAACTGTATCGGGCTTGTGCAGTTTTCAAG GTTCCACCAGAACATGTGAAGATCCTTGATCAG GATGGTTTTGGCAAAGTGTGGAATCATAACTTGCTAGCCAAGATTGTTGAAGAGGAAGTTATTACTCATGCAATTGACTTGGTGAGATCTTTTGTCAA CAACTTCTTGACTGAAACTTCCCGTGGCAATACTGAGGCATGGGAACTT ATTAGCACTAACATATTTCGCAAGTATAGTGGACCTCTTGACATCTGGCTGTCCATCTTGTCATCTGCAATGCATTATCCCAGAGGAAAGTTTCAGTGCTTACTAAATGAGCATCCTGGTAAAAGCTTTCTGGCAATGTCAGAACACCGTAGCCAATGGGTTTG GTTTCGGAAGCTTTTTGTATCATTTTCCAGTTATTCATATGTAAACACCCTCAGAAGGATTAACAATTAG
- the LOC123229548 gene encoding G2/mitotic-specific cyclin-2-like isoform X2, with protein sequence MAGSEENNPGVVGATNLQGGLHAGGGKLVAATGHNRRALSIINRNIIGAQPYHCAVHKRALSERNVICDKNHPPIPPPIPVNRPITRKFAAQMANKQQLKPESKEAKRPVLPAPTSMESEDCIILDVEDELAVPMFVQHTETMLDEFDSMEEVEMEDVSEEPVADIDSTDKKDPLAVVEYIDDLYNFYRKAESTSCVPPNYMTQQFDVNERMRGILIDWLIEVHYKFELMDETLYLTVNLIDRFLAIQPVVRKKLQLVGVTAMLLACKYEEVSVPVVEDLILISDKAYSRKEVLDMEKLILNTLQFNVSVPTPYVFMRRFLKASQSDKKLELLSFFLIELCLVEYEMLKFPPSMLAAAAIYTAQCTLTGSNQWSKTSEWHTNYTEEHLFECSRLMVSFHQKSGTGKLTGVHRKYSTSKFGYAAKTHQPANFLLETRFGVH encoded by the exons ATGGCTGGATCAGAGGAGAACAACCCAGGTGTGGTTGGAGCAACAAATCTTCAAG GGGGTTTACACGCTGGAGGAGGAAAGCTTGTGGCAGCAACTGGACACAATCGGCGGGCATTAAGCATAATCAATCGGAATATAATTGGAGCTCAACCTTATCATTGTGCAGTCCATAAAAGAGCCTTGTCCGA AAGAAATGTAATCTGTGATAAGAACCACCCACCTATTCCTCCACCTATTCCTGTGAATCGACCGATTACTAG GAAGTTTGCTGCTCAGATGGCTAACAAACAGCAACTTAAACCTGAGTCCAAG GAAGCTAAGAGGCCAGTCCTACCAGCCCCAACTTCAATGGAGTCAGAGGATTGTATAATCCTTGATGTGGAAGATGAATTGGCTGTGCCGATGTTTGTGCAACACACAGAAACAATGCTGGATGAGTTTGACAGCATG GAGGAGGTTGAAATGGAAGATGTGTCTGAAGAGCCTGTTGCAGACATAGACAGTACAGACAAAAAGGACCCACTTGCTGTAGTTGAGTATATTGATGACTTGTATAACTTCTACAGGAAAGCAGAG AGTACTAGCTGTGTCCCACCAAACTACATGACACAGCAATTCGATGTAAATGAGAGGATGAGAGGTATTCTCATTGACTGGCTGATTGAG gtGCACTATAAGTTTGAACTGATGGATGAGACTTTATATCTCACTGTTAATCTCATTGATAGATTCTTAGCAATTCAACCAGTAGTTAGGAAGAAGCTTCAGCTGGTTGGGGTGACAGCCATGCTTCTTGCATGCAAATACGAAGAAGTATCAGTTCCTGTTGTAGAGGATCTCATCCTGATATCTGATAAGGCTTACAGCAGAAAAGAAGTGCTTGACATG GAGAAGTTGATACTTAATACTCTGCAGTTCAATGTATCTGTACCCACTCCTTATGTGTTTATGAGGAGGTTTCTCAAAGCTTCTCAGTCTGATAAGAAG CTTGAGCTTCTGTCATTCTTCTTGATCGAGCTTTGCCTGGTTGAATATGAAATGCTCAAGTTTCCGCCTTCTATGTTAGCTGCTGCTGCAATTTACACAGCTCAGTGCACTCTAACTGGCTCCAATCAATGGAGTAAGACAAGCGAGTGGCATACCAATTACACGGAAGAGCATCTTTT TGAATGCTCAAGACTGATGGTTAGTTTCCATCAAAAGTCAGGAACGGGGAAACTTACTGGCGTTCACCGGAAGTATAGTACCTCCAAGTTTGGTTATGCAGCAAAAACTCATCAGCCTGCTAACTTTCTCCTGGAGACCAGATTTGGTGTTCATTAA
- the LOC123229548 gene encoding G2/mitotic-specific cyclin-2-like isoform X3, which yields MAGSEENNPGVVGATNLQGGLHAGGGKLVAATGHNRRALSIINRNIIGAQPYHCAVHKRALSENVICDKNHPPIPPPIPVNRPITRKFAAQMANKQQLKPESKEAKRPVLPAPTSMESEDCIILDVEDELAVPMFVQHTETMLDEFDSMEEVEMEDVSEEPVADIDSTDKKDPLAVVEYIDDLYNFYRKAESTSCVPPNYMTQQFDVNERMRGILIDWLIEVHYKFELMDETLYLTVNLIDRFLAIQPVVRKKLQLVGVTAMLLACKYEEVSVPVVEDLILISDKAYSRKEVLDMEKLILNTLQFNVSVPTPYVFMRRFLKASQSDKKQLELLSFFLIELCLVEYEMLKFPPSMLAAAAIYTAQCTLTGSNQWSKTSEWHTNYTEEHLFECSRLMVSFHQKSGTGKLTGVHRKYSTSKFGYAAKTHQPANFLLETRFGVH from the exons ATGGCTGGATCAGAGGAGAACAACCCAGGTGTGGTTGGAGCAACAAATCTTCAAG GGGGTTTACACGCTGGAGGAGGAAAGCTTGTGGCAGCAACTGGACACAATCGGCGGGCATTAAGCATAATCAATCGGAATATAATTGGAGCTCAACCTTATCATTGTGCAGTCCATAAAAGAGCCTTGTCCGA AAATGTAATCTGTGATAAGAACCACCCACCTATTCCTCCACCTATTCCTGTGAATCGACCGATTACTAG GAAGTTTGCTGCTCAGATGGCTAACAAACAGCAACTTAAACCTGAGTCCAAG GAAGCTAAGAGGCCAGTCCTACCAGCCCCAACTTCAATGGAGTCAGAGGATTGTATAATCCTTGATGTGGAAGATGAATTGGCTGTGCCGATGTTTGTGCAACACACAGAAACAATGCTGGATGAGTTTGACAGCATG GAGGAGGTTGAAATGGAAGATGTGTCTGAAGAGCCTGTTGCAGACATAGACAGTACAGACAAAAAGGACCCACTTGCTGTAGTTGAGTATATTGATGACTTGTATAACTTCTACAGGAAAGCAGAG AGTACTAGCTGTGTCCCACCAAACTACATGACACAGCAATTCGATGTAAATGAGAGGATGAGAGGTATTCTCATTGACTGGCTGATTGAG gtGCACTATAAGTTTGAACTGATGGATGAGACTTTATATCTCACTGTTAATCTCATTGATAGATTCTTAGCAATTCAACCAGTAGTTAGGAAGAAGCTTCAGCTGGTTGGGGTGACAGCCATGCTTCTTGCATGCAAATACGAAGAAGTATCAGTTCCTGTTGTAGAGGATCTCATCCTGATATCTGATAAGGCTTACAGCAGAAAAGAAGTGCTTGACATG GAGAAGTTGATACTTAATACTCTGCAGTTCAATGTATCTGTACCCACTCCTTATGTGTTTATGAGGAGGTTTCTCAAAGCTTCTCAGTCTGATAAGAAG CAGCTTGAGCTTCTGTCATTCTTCTTGATCGAGCTTTGCCTGGTTGAATATGAAATGCTCAAGTTTCCGCCTTCTATGTTAGCTGCTGCTGCAATTTACACAGCTCAGTGCACTCTAACTGGCTCCAATCAATGGAGTAAGACAAGCGAGTGGCATACCAATTACACGGAAGAGCATCTTTT TGAATGCTCAAGACTGATGGTTAGTTTCCATCAAAAGTCAGGAACGGGGAAACTTACTGGCGTTCACCGGAAGTATAGTACCTCCAAGTTTGGTTATGCAGCAAAAACTCATCAGCCTGCTAACTTTCTCCTGGAGACCAGATTTGGTGTTCATTAA
- the LOC123229548 gene encoding G2/mitotic-specific cyclin-2-like isoform X1, producing the protein MAGSEENNPGVVGATNLQGGLHAGGGKLVAATGHNRRALSIINRNIIGAQPYHCAVHKRALSERNVICDKNHPPIPPPIPVNRPITRKFAAQMANKQQLKPESKEAKRPVLPAPTSMESEDCIILDVEDELAVPMFVQHTETMLDEFDSMEEVEMEDVSEEPVADIDSTDKKDPLAVVEYIDDLYNFYRKAESTSCVPPNYMTQQFDVNERMRGILIDWLIEVHYKFELMDETLYLTVNLIDRFLAIQPVVRKKLQLVGVTAMLLACKYEEVSVPVVEDLILISDKAYSRKEVLDMEKLILNTLQFNVSVPTPYVFMRRFLKASQSDKKQLELLSFFLIELCLVEYEMLKFPPSMLAAAAIYTAQCTLTGSNQWSKTSEWHTNYTEEHLFECSRLMVSFHQKSGTGKLTGVHRKYSTSKFGYAAKTHQPANFLLETRFGVH; encoded by the exons ATGGCTGGATCAGAGGAGAACAACCCAGGTGTGGTTGGAGCAACAAATCTTCAAG GGGGTTTACACGCTGGAGGAGGAAAGCTTGTGGCAGCAACTGGACACAATCGGCGGGCATTAAGCATAATCAATCGGAATATAATTGGAGCTCAACCTTATCATTGTGCAGTCCATAAAAGAGCCTTGTCCGA AAGAAATGTAATCTGTGATAAGAACCACCCACCTATTCCTCCACCTATTCCTGTGAATCGACCGATTACTAG GAAGTTTGCTGCTCAGATGGCTAACAAACAGCAACTTAAACCTGAGTCCAAG GAAGCTAAGAGGCCAGTCCTACCAGCCCCAACTTCAATGGAGTCAGAGGATTGTATAATCCTTGATGTGGAAGATGAATTGGCTGTGCCGATGTTTGTGCAACACACAGAAACAATGCTGGATGAGTTTGACAGCATG GAGGAGGTTGAAATGGAAGATGTGTCTGAAGAGCCTGTTGCAGACATAGACAGTACAGACAAAAAGGACCCACTTGCTGTAGTTGAGTATATTGATGACTTGTATAACTTCTACAGGAAAGCAGAG AGTACTAGCTGTGTCCCACCAAACTACATGACACAGCAATTCGATGTAAATGAGAGGATGAGAGGTATTCTCATTGACTGGCTGATTGAG gtGCACTATAAGTTTGAACTGATGGATGAGACTTTATATCTCACTGTTAATCTCATTGATAGATTCTTAGCAATTCAACCAGTAGTTAGGAAGAAGCTTCAGCTGGTTGGGGTGACAGCCATGCTTCTTGCATGCAAATACGAAGAAGTATCAGTTCCTGTTGTAGAGGATCTCATCCTGATATCTGATAAGGCTTACAGCAGAAAAGAAGTGCTTGACATG GAGAAGTTGATACTTAATACTCTGCAGTTCAATGTATCTGTACCCACTCCTTATGTGTTTATGAGGAGGTTTCTCAAAGCTTCTCAGTCTGATAAGAAG CAGCTTGAGCTTCTGTCATTCTTCTTGATCGAGCTTTGCCTGGTTGAATATGAAATGCTCAAGTTTCCGCCTTCTATGTTAGCTGCTGCTGCAATTTACACAGCTCAGTGCACTCTAACTGGCTCCAATCAATGGAGTAAGACAAGCGAGTGGCATACCAATTACACGGAAGAGCATCTTTT TGAATGCTCAAGACTGATGGTTAGTTTCCATCAAAAGTCAGGAACGGGGAAACTTACTGGCGTTCACCGGAAGTATAGTACCTCCAAGTTTGGTTATGCAGCAAAAACTCATCAGCCTGCTAACTTTCTCCTGGAGACCAGATTTGGTGTTCATTAA